Within Xiphophorus hellerii strain 12219 chromosome 10, Xiphophorus_hellerii-4.1, whole genome shotgun sequence, the genomic segment AGCCGCAGCGGAGCATTTAAGCCCGAGCGAAGAATTTCATTTTCCTAATGTTTCATCAAACCGTCATCCTGCGGTTTTCAGGTCAATTTGGCCGATTTCAGGTTTGaagaatgtaaataataataataataataataataataataataataataataataataagaagaagaagaagaagaagaagaagaagaagaagaatagtagtagtagtagtagtagttaccattattattattattgaatgaaatatttttaatttttctcgACCGCGCTTTCAGACGCACATAGAGGAAATTAGAATAAATAGTCACAGCATGTACATATATTCTACAATAGACAGGGGGAAGTACTAATTGAATAATGAACAAACGAAGTCTTTAGTTTTTTGATCCTACAAAGTCGTGTGCCCTATAGCATGCTTTTGTTGAATGATATCTGTTGGGTAAAGtctattatttgttttcttggtTAATGTTAGCAGATTTAACCTTTTGGCTATACTAAGGAGCTTATGCTAAATAATGGTATTAGTGCGAGATGGacaagtttaaatttaattatgaaTAATTGTGAATAACACGCCCGCAGCCGCGTGTTCCAGCTAAAACAAAGATGAAATATCATAGTGAGCGTCAGAGCCGCTTTCAGTTTCTCTCCAACTTTCCCTGTTTCGCTGCTGTCAGTTCATTCACATTGATGAAGTGATGCAATTCAAACAACTCCGAGACACCTTCCAGGTGTGTTGTCATTCATTTCGAAATCAGTTATCTAactcaagtcaagtttatttgcacagcacatttcagcaacaaggcagttcaaagtgcgttacatcataaaaacataacgCAGCAACAAATTAGGCAACAAGCAATATACAGTACGtcacattttctcaaatgtcatcatcaaaatcatcaagcaaatacaaatCTAATATGTTGACCAACATTCCAAtaatcaaaggcagctctaaTCATGGGTTTTCAGCCTTGATTTAAACTAATTCAGttcatgtttgcttttcttttttcaagttgctttttatattgacagcacgttatattttatttttatttttattttgtctacaattgctactcagtggtggttgttgtgtgtcttgtctctatgctgtaactgcgaaataatttccctgctgggatgaataaagtaattctattctattctatgtttGAAATGGACATTTATCGTGTTTTCACACATTTACTTATCTAACTTCATTTTCTCCAGCGTGCCCATTCTGGTGAGGTAGATAAAGATTtcttttagatgtaaaaaaagaagactcaacaacaaagaaaacaaagcaactatttttaaaatatttccactggaaaaaaaaaaaacgttactGACATAATCAAAGAAAGTTCAGACATTTTTACTGCGTGTGCTAATGAGGTGGTAAGGAATTGACACAGTACGAAATGTCCTGCAGCACCTGAACAAAATACGGGTTCGAAACGAACTAAACGTACCAGCTCGTTACTTCCCACCGCTGtcaattttgtttctctgtttcttacCTGACCCCGAGTTTGGATCAGCTAACTTTTATCTTAGGAAACTTCATTCCGTACCTTAGAAATTAGTATCTAAATAGTTTTTTCTAGTGGATATTGAGTAAATTCAAGAACAAAGTTTGGTTTATTATCAGGCTAATTGACGTATAAACGTGCCTCATCCCATGATGACCCATGAGGATAAATGTATTTCAATTAAAGTCACCACGTTCATCTTGTTTTGAAACGTTCACTGCAGCTTTTGTGGCCTCAACTATTTCAGACCACGGCCTATTTTCATGATTATTTCACTCGTTCACACGGATTTACACCATACAGGCTCACGAGCCAAACAATGGTTCGTTTTCTACCTGAATGAAAGCCGCTCTCTCCTCCGCTGGCTTTTCCCAAGGTGTGTCTGGAAAGCGAAATGCAGGCTCGGGCTTAAATGCTCCGCTGCGGCTCTGCTTCCACACAACAACACCAGGAGACATCGGAGTTCGTGTACAAAGaagttttattgtttagttAAAGGACAAAGTCAAGATGCTGAACAGGATTTTCTTCGCTTGTGTGTTTCTCGGTCTGTTCTGCTCAGGCTCCGCGCTGAGCTGCAGGTGGATGGAGCATAAATTCAGACAGTACAGCGGAAACTCTTTGAATCTGCTGGATATGATGGTAAGAGACCAGATTTGAAGACTTTTTGAAGTTCATCTAAtatgtaaaaatttatttaaggtCTGACGTATGCgtctgtttgtgctgcaggcGAATAACATTACTAACAGCACTGAGGATGAAGAGAACACTGTGGCCTTCCCTGATCATCTGTACAGCCAGGCATCCAAAGCATCAGTAAGTCCTCTACAGCTGCTGCTTATGATCTATTGTGGATGAGCCAGCAATGATTAATCAGTCATTTCATAGTTTTCCTATTCTTCCTCTTGTTCCAGGCTGAAGGTAAACTTTCCTTCGCAGTCCACATCCTGCAGGAGGTTTCTGTCCTGTTTGAGGAAGATCAAAGCTCTTCATCATGGCAGGAGGTCACAGTGGAGAACTTTCTCAATGTTGTCAACAAACAGGCTGATGAACTTCACTCCTGTGTAAGTTCACCTCCATTCAGATTGGATACGTTTCATAGCAGTTTAATATAAACACATCTCAcaacaaatgtacaaaacatataAACCTGACTTTTCTCTCTAATTGTTTCAGATTAAAGGCCATAGCCACATGAAGAAGAGGAACACCAAGCTGCACCTGTATTTCAAGAGATTATCCAATGAAATCCTGGCGAAAATGGTCAGTTTACATTCTTTGTCTGCTACTATGCATGTCGTGTTTCAAAACTGCATAATGTAATAATAACATTGTTGTGTCTTCAGGGCCACAGTGCTGACGCCTGGGAGCTGATCAGGAGGGAAGTCAAAGACTGTCTAATTAAAGCAGACCACCTGGTTTCCTCTCTGCTCCCCTCCAACTAAAACTCATGAACATGGGTTGAGATAtcacataaattatttatttatttatttattttatttcaaaattatcCAGTGTTTTATGACTGTGAAGACACTGATATTTATCATTATTTGtgcagtttctttatttttattttatttctcccaTCTTTTGATTACTTTGTATTATTACCTTTCataataacttttatttatttatttatttatttatttatttatttatttatttatttatttatttatttatttattatctatgttggcattttatgtatttccatttgttttcaaatcattgtaaagcaattaaaataatcataatacactgttaaaaacatattttaaaaaataaaatgatctcATAGTCAAGGAAATGTGTCCTCAGTCCTCATTTACCATGAAACTTTTTCGGAATGTGCAGTGACTTTCAAACTCAGTTCTTACACATCttgtcacattttttgttttacaacgCCAAACTTAAAAGCATTATGTTAGGATTTCTTTTAGACAAACTATTACGTTGTGAAGCCAGCACCACCTGCACTCTGGGGGAGATTTTTGGAGACATCTTGGAACTATTTTCATCCAACGTTCTGGAAAATCTCCACAAGCAAAAATTCACTATTGAGTCCTTTGTGGCTGCCGTGGGCAACAAAGTTCCCGAAACCTTCACTGAAATAATGGACGTCGACGGAGACTACCGTACCGAGCACACCGAGAATTTAAACCAGCTCATTGTGAAATATCTGTTGGATAGAATTTATCAGAGCTTGGACTCGGATGATCCTCCAAGAAATCATGTCAACCAGTCACCTTGTAAATCCATAATAATCAGGTATATGGTTGAGGAAACAAACTTGATCATAAAGGACCTCATGGTTGGATTGCGTGCATCCAATGAGGAAtccaaaaaagtagccgtcGACAACCCAGTTCAGTCTAAAGAGCTTGCAGATGGTGAAAAAGAGATGCAGAACAAAACTGCTGAGCCGAAATTGAAGCTCAAAGGTCTGACAGGGACGATCAAGAGGTTTTTGCAAGCATTCTTCTAAGGTTGCTCCAGTGAACAGTAAAGAGAAGCCAAAGCTGAGCGTCCAGGTTGAAGATGGGAAAAATCTGCAGGAGAAGGTTCTACTGGCATTACACTAGAGCGAAAATATGAAAGTGAGGAAGAAGGATGTGTAGCTCAGCCCGCCTTAGTCACCAAGGAAACTGTGGCCATGGCGGGTTTGATTCCTCCAGAGGTTCTGTTAACTGGAGATCTGCAGGAGGAGGAATTAGAACTAGAGCCAAAGGTTGACGAAGTCTCACCTGTTGAGCCCCTCTGTCCTCCTGAAGATCCATCAGACATCACAGATCTGGAAAACTGTGCACCAGAGATCCGGTTAACTAAAGATTCTCAGGTGCAGGAATTGGAACCCGAGTCCATCGGAAAACCAGAGCGAGACTGAGGAGACAAAGATCAGGAAAATGGGCATGAGAAGCCTAGTCAGCGATCTGATCCAGATAATTATCGAGAAATCTGGACAGAGCTGTTACCCTCCAGAAAATTTTAGTGCCATCATTGATCGTCTGTTTGAGAAACTCTGGATTGAAACTGAACTCAGAGTCCTCAGAATGAGCCCAGAAACGATTGCACGACAGGGCAAGGCCATTTTCAAAGACCTGCTGAAGGAGTGCAACAAGGCAGAGAACATCCTGCTCCTCCTGGAGTCAGATAAGCcgatatttgagaaaaatataataatgtgataataaagatataaaattCTATTTCCACCACAGAATTGcgtaaaaaaatattagtgtATTTGACCATAGAAGATAGCAGACgtgtttaatatgtttttaaaatgtaaatgttgctctcGTTCTGAGCACTCAGGTTTACTCCTTTAAGGAAGTTCATTGAAGGCATCACAGATCGTTTGACTTCCCATGATGCATCGGTTTTCAGTTAGACTGCAACAGGAGGAGGAGTCGGTTGTGTTTCAGGTTTACgggtgtgtgtttttctgcgtTACAGCGCTTTAACAGAAAACTGTGGAAAACAACTGTACGGACTGAGATTCGTTTAGTTACATGATGTACTTTCAGTGAGTTTACATCAAGTTCCCGAAGAATACCGACGTGTTTTGGGGAGTCTGGAGAGAGGTTAGCCAAACTGCTTCGGTAAGTTAGCCAACCGATGTGCTAATTTAACGTTGGTTTGCAGCTCTAAAGTCGCTTGTAGGTTACAGCAAGGACAAAGTTTTTATCGCCTAACGTCCTTAGTATGTTGGCCACGGACTAGTCAGAGTATTTTAGCGTTCTCTAGATTTAGTAAGCGATTATATATGTCTTGTTGATATGCATAAAGTCACATAGCTGAACACTGATGTGTGGTACCAGTGTAAACAAgcttttatattatttatttgaaaaacgATGCAAGACCTTTTAGGTCACTTTCCTGTTCTGTTGTTGTCTCATTAGTtgccctttgggattaataaacaATAGTTTAATTGAATTACACCTTTTTGTGATTGCAATGTAGGTCAGACGATTAATCCAGCCTGGAAATTGAACTCGCTTGCTGTATTAaatctaattgtttttatttcgcAAAGCTTATTATTTGattgaggaagttatttttGAAGCTTCTGTAGCTACTTCCCTGCAGACAGACAGCATCGCTAATCAGTGCCTCACATGACTCAGTTACAAAGCGGTTACTCACAAAGACCGTGAAACTGCAGCAATGGAAGAGAGCAGAGTCCCATGATAAGGAAACACAAATATAGTCTTCTGCCAGGAACAAGTgatgtatataaaaaagaaaccgGCTCTTCTTCTTTAGTAAATTTGGATATCAGATGTACTTGAGACAGTTAGAGAACCACAGTTACTGTAAGTGAGTGTTTAGACttagtttttgtgtgtttttaaggtGCTATGTGAGAATAAACCTTCCCTTGACGTGCCATGCTTGCCACACAGATGCCAGAAACTCTACAAGAGGCCAAAGATGTCAAACAggtaaaaatctaataattttcTTATGCAGTTGAAGGTTTGTCTTAAGTTAATGTCAATGTTCCCTCACTTCTTTTAAAGCTGCTTCCTGTGAAGTGATTGTGACACTCAGGAAAGCCTGTTGTAAATTTTGTTACTCTAATTATGCTCGAGAACATTTGGGAAGCCTTAAGAGGACTTCTCTCTCAGTATGACTTATTTGCTGTGTTATCACTGGAATGTCTTGAATGTCTTGCAAAGTCTAAAATTTAAACTTCTCAATTGTACACCTTAAACTGTCCAGATTTTCAGTTCCTATTTCAACTGATCTGTTACGTTTAAAGTTGGTAtatctttgctttttctttttttgtttgcttttgaaaTGTACTTGCAACAGTCATTTGCTGAGTACGTTCGTTCCTCTGATGAATTAATATGGGTGCTTTCACGCTCTGATAAAACTATAATGATTCAGGACAAAGATATCGTGCACCCCTAAATCAGGGCAACAACCAAACCTGTCAGAAGGAATTTATCATCCGATCCTCATCCTTTCTTACAAACCTACTAAATAAATCGTCTGCAAAAACTAGCTGTATACTAGAGGCAGGGGTGAAAGTAGGCAGGTACGGTTGGGTACTGCGTACCCCTAAAAGATTTAGCGGGGATACGCAGTTCCTGCAAGAGAGGGGAGCGGCTGTCTGCTGTAAAAAATCAATGGGTGCACTGTGCAGCTGTGAGTGCACCCATTAATCAGTTATGACTGATTagtttttcaagaacaatctAAAACACGATTTAGTCACTTAATAAATAGATTTTGTCCCATTGTAGTGGTGATTGTTTGCCAAGccaaacatccaataaaagTTCCATCAAGCCACTACTAAGACACTGGGGGCAAGTTTCTGTATGAAGGCAAAAGAAGGTTAAATGTCTAAACTTGTTGATTGTTCTGGATGATTTATTTTCCCATTTCACCAAGCAATTACAGAGttcaaactttcctttgttCTTTCTGCTACCTCTCTTGCTCTGGTAAAAAAGGCCCCAAACCCAAATGCATGCTTTACCAGGCCCCTACACTTATAGAAAGTGGAGCGACCCACATTTCTTCTTGTCTtacttagaaaataaataagaaaaataataaaacaaaaaagaaataaaatcaacaattattaacctgcaaataaattctgtaaataataaaaacaaattgaaatttaacaataaactaacaaaattcaaatggataaagaaataaagaataaatagctccAACACCCATTTCATATTGTTTCTGAACGGTTCATGCTTTGTTAGAGCAGGGATGCAATAGGTCGATCGCggaaggttttgagttgatctcgGCGgcaggtgacaaactgaacgccGCCTGGACGCTGAGACCAGCACGTCCTCTTCTGACTCGCTTATCAAAACGTTTGTAACTTTattaaagaacaacaacaacaaaaaaatcaacaaaacatgttcaagtTAATGacccaacaaaaataataataatctcggtaattattgtttcaaaaagGGGTTACGCAATTTTTTACGTTTCGGTTCCATTACCAAAATAactagcagagcaggagtttaaaatgaactaatTAGCCACCACTGTGTTCAGGGGAGcgcttattaataatcgcaaaataaatatcaagcctgaaAACCTAATATAGTAaaggactgaatgttatgttttcaacGTAATCTCTGCTTGGCTTGCGGAgagcaggcggttgccacggtaacaggtgtgcttaaatgacaaagagagagtaaaaaggtaggagtggttttgagttgatcacttATTCGGGttgttttacctttgtttacctttgctgtggcgcattacaacCGCTGTAGTTTCTGAACGTTCAATAAACGACAAACCTGGACTAATTATCACGTTCGTCTGAgtatacgtcattcacaacaaacaggTAAATATGGTTTATTTAGTATTTAACAAACAGATGGCTTCTACCgtgataattatgtgaaatttaattgtctaatataaaaaaaaaaattgtttgggCATCTCGCTTTGAGCTCAGATTCTGAGAGGCTTTTCCTCtatcaaacaattttttttgtctcttatttagtggaaatattgaTGTTGATGAGACTTTCTCCAAAATTATAATCTTTTTCAATACTTTATAGCTCCACTGTTGAAAATGAGGTTCTAACATTCACaaatgatatttaaataaaatccagtccaacATCTGGTTTGAGGTGACTCCTCTGGAACCTATTGGAGGAaaaatatcccaacttcagaaaatgtgtttttatcttaacaGTGCGCTGTGGTTTCTCCTATCAGTATGAAAGTCAGGGTGAGAAGGTGCCATGTTAGGAAGACGAAGTGGAAGCTGCAGGATCTTCAGAACAAACAGGTCATGATGCTATAGGCCTACTGATTATCCCTCTGTCTGGACACAGGGTCAATATTACCaattttaaagctaaaatgaaTGGTTATATGCCAGACATGGAAAACTGGGATGCACTCCATGCCATGATGTTCAGACTTTAGGTCTCATGGCATCTTGCGATGTCAACATTGCAGCCAGTGGGCTGAGGGAAATACAGCTCCATTTTGTAGCAATTCAAGAGCTTTTATTTACCAGCTTTTATTGCTTTGCAAAAAAATTCATCAGCACAGAAACTCCAAAGCACACAAAGAAGCAATTGTGCAATTATGACACTTTTGTCATAGTACCCCCAAGaatttaaaactactttcaTCCCTGACTAGAGATGTGCTGATCATCGGCCACCAATCATAATTGGCCGATTTCTGTGAAAAAGGTGTATGATTGGTGATCGCCGATCACTGTCTCTTGCTGCCGATCACCAAACCGAACACCTGTATCTCACTTCTCAGCCTGCGTGTGCAACTgatctcctctttccttcacactgcgcAAACGCGCAGCAACAAATCCTGTCGTGTGGAACTATAACGTTCTGAAAGTGAATGGGGAAGTTTGCGTGTTGCGACGGAAAATTACCTCGGAGGTGAAGCACGTCacaatgcatcaacacaacgaaTTTAATATGACActtaaaaaacaagcacttgacGGAGTTTGGCTAGATCGAGGCTCAATACAGGAAAAAATGACATTCGGAGCAGCCAAATAAcaggtgaaaaaataaataaataataattgatctcctctccctcctcctgtGTTCAGCAGAATTActccactcagtcagaaacagccaatcagaaccagcattaatcagctagcTGTGCTCTTAGGAAGTTTTGATTCAGTAACTtaggattatttattttgatgcaacctgcatttgactttgaatgaatgtttccCTCTTTTACTAG encodes:
- the LOC116727478 gene encoding interferon a3; its protein translation is MLNRIFFACVFLGLFCSGSALSCRWMEHKFRQYSGNSLNLLDMMANNITNSTEDEENTVAFPDHLYSQASKASAEGKLSFAVHILQEVSVLFEEDQSSSSWQEVTVENFLNVVNKQADELHSCIKGHSHMKKRNTKLHLYFKRLSNEILAKMGHSADAWELIRREVKDCLIKADHLVSSLLPSN